CGAACCCGCCCTACCCAGGGCCCAGAGTCCCGGCCCTGCCCAGCTCCACGAACCCGCCCTACCCAGGGGGCAGAGCTCCGGCCCTACTAGGCTGCAGAGCTCCATCCCGCCCGGGGGCAGAGCTCCCCCTGCCCGAGGCGGAGCTCCCCCCGCCCGGGGCAGGGCTTGGGTGGCGAGGCCGTGGTCGAGGTCGTGGTGGCGCCTCGGCCGTGTGGGTCGGGTGTCAAGGGCGCCCCGCAGGGGTGGGTTACTGCTGGGGGTGGTGCGGGGGGATCGGGGGGAGGTCGCCGGTCGTTTCGTAGGCCGCGAGCATGTCGATTCGGCGGATGTGACGTTCGTCATCGGAGAACGGCGTGCCGAGGAAGGTCTCCACGAACTTCGTCGCCTCGTCCTGCGAGTGCATGCGCGCGCCCACCGCGACGACGTTCGCGTTGTTGTGCTGGCGGCCCAGGGACGCCGTCTCCTCGCTCCAGGCGAGGGCCGCGCGGACGCCCTTGACCTTGTTCGCGGCGATCTGCTCGCCGTTGCCCGAGCCGCCGATGACGACGCCGAGGGCGTCGGGGTCCGCGGCGGTGCGCTCCGCTGCGCGAAGGCAGAAGGGCGGGTAGTCGTCCTGGGCGTCGTAGATGTGCGGGCCGCAGTCGACGGGGTCGTGACCCGCCTCCTTCAGCCACTCGACGAGGTGGTTCTTGAGTTCGTAGCCCGCATGGTCCGAGCCGAGGTACACGCGCATGGGACGAGTGTGACACGGGTGTTTCGGGGAAGGCGCGCGGGGTGGCGCTCATGAAAACTCGAGGCAAATGTGAGCCGCATTACTGAACCTCAGGAAAACCTCAAGTAACAATCTGGATTCAAAGGTTCTCCTGATCGTTCACCTCCGATTCACTGGACCGGCTCGTGCACCGCTCGTGCGAGCCCCCCGTACACCGCCATGCCGCGACACACCCCGTTCGTACGGCTCGTGCGGTCCCGTACGGAAGTACAGCTCCCCGGCGCAAAGGAAATCCGTTCCATGACCTCGCAGCCGACTCTGAACAAGACCGGAAACGACCCCGGAGGGCCCGGAGAACCCGGAGCCGAGGGCTCCGGACTGCAGGCCGGGCTCAAGAACCGGCATCTTTCGATGATCGCCATCGGTGGTGTCATCGGCGCCGGACTCTTCGTGGGGTCCAGCTCCGGTATCGCCACCGCCGGGCCCGGCATCCTGCTGTCGTACGCCCTCGTCGGCACGCTCGTGGTGCTGGTGATGCGGATGCTCGGTGAGATGTCGGCCGCCAACCCGACCTCGGGTTCCTTCTCCGCCCATGCCGACCGGGCC
This is a stretch of genomic DNA from Streptomyces hawaiiensis. It encodes these proteins:
- a CDS encoding ribose-5-phosphate isomerase, producing the protein MRVYLGSDHAGYELKNHLVEWLKEAGHDPVDCGPHIYDAQDDYPPFCLRAAERTAADPDALGVVIGGSGNGEQIAANKVKGVRAALAWSEETASLGRQHNNANVVAVGARMHSQDEATKFVETFLGTPFSDDERHIRRIDMLAAYETTGDLPPIPPHHPQQ